In Pseudoalteromonas nigrifaciens, the sequence CTTCAAACTCACCAACATAACTTAAGTTAACATTAGTATTAAAGTCGCCCACTTCCCAGTTAGTTGAGAAAATCCAACGATGCTCAGGGTAACCATACTCACCAGAGTAATCACGGCCATCTTTTTCAAATTTGTTTTGGTAAGCCCACTCTAAATTGAATTTCAATAAACCTAAATCATCCAATGAATGATTGTAATTTGCTGAAAAGTCGATGCCAGATACTTCTTGTGAAGAGACGTTTTCAAATGTGCTATAGATTTTTTGAATTGAACCTAAGCTTTCACCATTAGTAGGCGGTAAGCGAACACATACAGTACTGTTTTGGTTACCACACTCGGCAGCATAAATTGGACCAAACTCTTCTTGGTCAATTTTATTGTCTTGGGTGATGCTCCACACATCAACACTTAAACCAAACTCTGCGCTAGGGGCCCAAATGAAGCCGACGTTCCAAGATTCAGACTCTTCAGGTTGTAAGTCTGCATTACCAGAGAATTGAATGTTGTAATCAAGTAACTGACAGTCTAAGCCCGTTTGTTGACAGCGTTGAGTATCAATAAAGAACTGACTTTTTTCTGATGGACCTAGGCCAACTTGTGCTAAAGAGGGGGCTCTAAAGCCTTGTGCCCATGAGCCACGAACCGTGATTTCATCACTAGGTGCCCAGCGAAGTGCAACTTTTGGATTGGTAGTTGTGCCAAAATCGCTATAGTCATCGTGACGTCCAGCAAGTTGCAATTCTAATGTATCAGCTAGTGGAATTGAAAATTCAACATAAGCAGCATATTGATCGCGCGATGCTGCGGCTGATACAGCTTCAGTACCAAAAATTAAACCGCGACGGAACTGATCATCAGGGATATCTGTAACGTCTTCTTCGCGGTACTCAATACCGGCTGCCATCATCACCACATCGTCGCCAAAGCTAAATGCTTCACCGCTAATGTTTGCGTCAAATGAGGTCATATGTGACTCACCTTGACGTACTAAGCTAGTAGTGATTCTGTCGATTACTGCAGGATCGTTATAAGTGCCGCCAAATGGGTTGTAATTACCGGCATCTATTTCTTGTTGTAAAAAGTCGGTACGCACCCAGCCTTGTGAGCGATCGCCAGTTTGCATTGATTTACTACGACCTTTTTGTACCGCTGTCTCCCAGCTCCAGTCGTTAAACTCGCCCCGTAAACCCGCTACAAAACGCATCGTATCTGATTCAATATCCCATTGGCGAGCACCGGCATCAACCGTTCTGTAACGGCCAATATCTATATCTTTACCAAATGGGTTATTAGGATGATTTGCTGGCACAGTAAGCCCTGCATCTTCATCTAGCGGGGTTGGCGCACCCATAGCCACAGAGCTATTGTGTTGTACTGCCATTTCTAAAAATGCGGTAATACCATTATCAAAATTATATTCAAACTGCGAAATAGCCCCAATACGTTCAGATGCTGGTGCAATATAGCCGTATGGGCCGTAATCGAACAAACAGCTGCCACTGGCAGTTGCGCTATCGGCTGGACAAGCAGGGTCAATGGTTTTTACACCATCAACGTAAAAGTAACCAGGGAAGCCACGTGATGAACGAAAGTCCTCACCACCTAAAGCTCTTTGATCTGCAGTGCCTAAACTGCCCATTTCACTTGACGATAAAGAGGTGTTTTTAAAGTAGTCAATAATAACGGAAGCACTGCTTTTTTCGTTACTTGTACCCCAAACGATGCTGGCTGATGTTTCTTCGTAATTAGGACCGTCAGTGCCACCGTAGCCTAAGTTTACTTCAATACCATCAATATCTTTTTTCAAGATAACGTTAACTACACCCGCAACAGCATCAGAGCCATAAATAGCCGATGCACCATCTTTTAAAATGTCGATACGTTCAATCGCTGAAACAGGAATACTGTTAATATCAACAAATGAGTTAGTAATACCTTCAGCGAATGCACTAATAGCAACACGGCGGCCATTAATAAGTACTAAAGTTGCGTCAGCACCTAGGCCACGTAAACTTACCGCTGCAGAACCATTTGCAGTAGAGTCTTGGTTATTACCACGGGTAGAGAAAGTACCGCTACCTGCAACAGGCATTCTTTCAAGCAACTGCTGTAGGTTGTCATAACCCATGTTATCAATATCGGCTCTACTGATAGATTGAACCGGAGAAGGGCCTTCCATATCAGAACGTTTAATACGAGAGCCCGTTACTTCAATGCGTTCTACTTTTTTCACTTCATCAGCGGCGTATGTTGTTGTTGTAAAGCCAGCTGTTAATGCCAAAGTAGCCCCTGCAATTAAGCTAGGGGTAAATGCAAATTGCTTCATCTTTAAGTCCTTGTTAGTTTTGTTGAATTTGGTAGCTAAAAAAGCCTCCATATTAATACCATGTAACAAAGGTGTTAGCAATAGCGGTGTGGTGTGACTTTAGTCTGGGTGTTGCTGGTAAAATAGTCAGTGTGTTTTATTTACTTGGAGATAGAAGTTCGACGTAAAGCGGGGTTTTAATATAAATCTTGCGTTGCAATTAGTGGTAAGAATTAAATAGTTTAGTGAGCACTTATTTTGTAATAATTTATTCTTTTATTAACAGCCACTAAGTTGCAGTATATTTATGCAGTTTGGTTTAAAATTGTGCGTTAAATTATTTTAAAATAAATAAAAAAACGCCTAATAAATTAGGCGTTTTTATTTATGCTTTATGCTTCATTAAGCGTTCTTTTTCACGCGACCAGTCTTTATCTTTACCGTCTTCGCGTTTGTCGTGTAATTTTTTACCTTTTGCTAAATGAAACTCAAGTTTCACCCAGCAATTCTTCCAATACATAGCAGTAGCAATTAATGAATAGCCATCGCGTTCAGTTGCGCCTACTAAGCGATCTAGCTCGCGTCTGCTTAATAGTAACTTACGATAACGTAAAGGATCACAAATTACATGGGTAGATGCACTGTTAAGAGGCTGGATTTGGGCGCCTAATAAAAATGCTTCACCGTTTTTAAGATGGATATAAGTTTCAGTGATGTTAACTTTGCCAGCTCGGATGCTTTTTACTTCCCAGCCTTGGAGCTCTACACCCGCTTCAAACTTATCGTGTAAAAAATACTCATGTCGCGCTTTTTTGTTAAGCGCGATGGTATTGCTTGTCGATTTTGATGATTTATTCTTAGCCATAGTGCCCTATATTATACGTAATACGAGATGTTTTACATCGATTTTTTAATAATGCATTTAAAAGCTTAGTAATTAATTTAAGCAGCGTGAAAGTTTGGGGAAACGCGTAAAGCTTGCTAAAATTCCACCACACAGTTGGGAGTGAGTATGCCACAAATAAAAAAAAGTGCGCTGGTTATGTACAGCACTAAAGAGATGTTTGACCTTATTAATGATGTAGAAGCCTATCCTCAGTTTTTACCTAATTGCTCAGACTCAAAAATTATTAAGCAACACAATAATAGCATGACCGCGAGTTTAGAAATATCAAAAGCAGGTATAAAAAAGTGGTTTACCACAGAAAATACCTTTGTTGATGAGCAAACCGTGGTATTAAATCTTGTAGATGGTCCGTTTAAAATGTTGCAGGGGCGTTGGCACTTTCAACAACTTGACGCAAATGCTTGCAAAGTAGAGTTACAATTAGACTTTGAGTTTTCGAGTAAGTTGATTGAGTTAGCGTTTGGTAAAATATTTAATGATGTTGCAAAAAATATGGTGAGTGCGTTTACTCAGCGCGCGAAACAGGTTTATGGAGCGAGAGTATGATTGATGTTGAAGTTGTATTTGCACTACCCGAAACAGCAACAAGCTTAACAATAGAAGTTGTTAAGGGAACAACGGTAGAACAAGCTGTTATTCAATCAGGAATTATCGAAAAACACCCAGAAATAGATGCTACAGCACTAACACTCGGTGTTTGGAATAGAACTGTAAAGCCTAATCAAGAGCTAAAAGAGGGGGATAGAGTTGAAATTTATCGTCCTTTAATTGCCGATCCTAAAGATGCGCGTAGAAAACGAGCTGAAAAAGCGAAAGAAGAAGGGCGAGCAAATAAAGTAACCGGTGGCCGTCCTATAGAGCGATAGCATAAGGTTTTAGCTATTATAAAGGTGAGCTTAACTCACCTTTATAATTTTATAAGCGAGGGTGCTTATTGTTCGAGTGGAGTAGTAAAGTTTTCTGGCTGTTCGTAATCACCTGAAATAGAAGCAAGCTTTTCATTTTCAAAGTTAATAACCAGTGATTTGTACTGCTCGTTACTACGGCCTTTA encodes:
- a CDS encoding TonB-dependent receptor; protein product: MKQFAFTPSLIAGATLALTAGFTTTTYAADEVKKVERIEVTGSRIKRSDMEGPSPVQSISRADIDNMGYDNLQQLLERMPVAGSGTFSTRGNNQDSTANGSAAVSLRGLGADATLVLINGRRVAISAFAEGITNSFVDINSIPVSAIERIDILKDGASAIYGSDAVAGVVNVILKKDIDGIEVNLGYGGTDGPNYEETSASIVWGTSNEKSSASVIIDYFKNTSLSSSEMGSLGTADQRALGGEDFRSSRGFPGYFYVDGVKTIDPACPADSATASGSCLFDYGPYGYIAPASERIGAISQFEYNFDNGITAFLEMAVQHNSSVAMGAPTPLDEDAGLTVPANHPNNPFGKDIDIGRYRTVDAGARQWDIESDTMRFVAGLRGEFNDWSWETAVQKGRSKSMQTGDRSQGWVRTDFLQQEIDAGNYNPFGGTYNDPAVIDRITTSLVRQGESHMTSFDANISGEAFSFGDDVVMMAAGIEYREEDVTDIPDDQFRRGLIFGTEAVSAAASRDQYAAYVEFSIPLADTLELQLAGRHDDYSDFGTTTNPKVALRWAPSDEITVRGSWAQGFRAPSLAQVGLGPSEKSQFFIDTQRCQQTGLDCQLLDYNIQFSGNADLQPEESESWNVGFIWAPSAEFGLSVDVWSITQDNKIDQEEFGPIYAAECGNQNSTVCVRLPPTNGESLGSIQKIYSTFENVSSQEVSGIDFSANYNHSLDDLGLLKFNLEWAYQNKFEKDGRDYSGEYGYPEHRWIFSTNWEVGDFNTNVNLSYVGEFEDTPDIDFDGNLDFDSNTSRMIDSQVLVDLQTSYRITESAKLSLGINNLFDEEPPFAIGDGDSDLYGYASGVHNPRGRYIYTKVSFSF
- the smpB gene encoding SsrA-binding protein SmpB, which produces MAKNKSSKSTSNTIALNKKARHEYFLHDKFEAGVELQGWEVKSIRAGKVNITETYIHLKNGEAFLLGAQIQPLNSASTHVICDPLRYRKLLLSRRELDRLVGATERDGYSLIATAMYWKNCWVKLEFHLAKGKKLHDKREDGKDKDWSREKERLMKHKA
- a CDS encoding type II toxin-antitoxin system RatA family toxin, yielding MPQIKKSALVMYSTKEMFDLINDVEAYPQFLPNCSDSKIIKQHNNSMTASLEISKAGIKKWFTTENTFVDEQTVVLNLVDGPFKMLQGRWHFQQLDANACKVELQLDFEFSSKLIELAFGKIFNDVAKNMVSAFTQRAKQVYGARV
- a CDS encoding RnfH family protein, whose translation is MIDVEVVFALPETATSLTIEVVKGTTVEQAVIQSGIIEKHPEIDATALTLGVWNRTVKPNQELKEGDRVEIYRPLIADPKDARRKRAEKAKEEGRANKVTGGRPIER